The Triticum aestivum cultivar Chinese Spring chromosome 3A, IWGSC CS RefSeq v2.1, whole genome shotgun sequence genome includes a region encoding these proteins:
- the LOC123057677 gene encoding uncharacterized lipoprotein syc1174_c, producing MALHLARPFHPAGLPPPPRRRARARPHSLRPTAEARPPCFRRPYTSVLVVPTGVGAAVGGFAGDALPVARALAAVSDCVISHPNVLNAAMLYWPMPNTLYVEGYALDRFAEGAWALQPVHQNKVGLVLDSGIEEELQLRHLQVADAARASLGLPVVEYTVTDAPLEIKTWFDPKCGKSTGSVGNSDSLLRAVDALVNHAGVNAVAVVARFPDDDPEDSDCYREGKGVDLLAGVEAISSHLIVKEFKIPAAHAPAVLSPPLSPSVSPRSAAEEIGYTFLPCVLAGLSSAPQYVTRRQGTSDSGCIVANDVDSVILPRDACGGDGALAFSRTARKNKPLIITVQENETVLDDTPDKFSIDALNVQNYWEAIGVIAAHKAGINPNALRRQGVDHLKSHQRLYSARSSGRRPYASSPMQDKVYVHQLA from the exons ATGGCGCTCCATCTCGCGCGACCGTTCCACCCCgccggcctcccgccgccgccgcgccgccgcgctcgCGCCCGACCACATTCCCTCCGCCCCACCGCCGAAGCGCGGCCCCCGTGCTTCAGGAGGCCCTACACGTCCGTCCTGGTGGTCCCCACGGGGGTCGGCGCCGCCGTcgggggcttcgccggcgacgccCTCCCCGTGGCgcgcgccctcgccgccgtctccgacTGCGTCATCTCCCACCCCAAC GTGCTCAACGCCGCGATGCTTTACTGGCCGATGCCCAACACGCTCTACGTGGAGGGATACGCCCTCGACCGGTTCGCCGAGGGCGCCTGGGCTCTCCAGCCAGTTCACCAGAACAAG GTAGGCTTGGTGCTGGACTCCGGGATCGAGGAAGAGCTCCAGCTCCGCCACTTGCAGGTCGCGGATGCGGCGAGGGCTTCGCTCGGCCTCCCTGTTGTAGAGTACACTGTCACGGACGCTCCTTTGGAG ATCAAGACATGGTTTGATCCAAAGTGTGGGAAATCAACTGGGAGCGTTGGGAACTCTGATTCTCTTTTAAGAGCGGTCGACGCGCTAGTGAACCATGCTGGCGTGAATGCTGTGGCAGTTGTTGCGCGCTTTCCAGACGATGATCCTGAAGATTCAGATTGCTATCGGGAAGGGAAG GGAGTTGATCTGTTAGCAGGAGTTGAGGCAATCAGCAGTCACCTAATTGTGAAAGAATTCAAAATCCCTGCTGCCCACGCTCCGGCGGTGTTGTCCCCACCACTCAGCCCATCAGTGTCCCCAAGATCTGCTGCTGAAGAG ATTGGTTATACCTTTCTACCATGTGTGCTTGCTGGGTTAAGCAGTGCTCCTCAGTATGTGACAAGGAGGCAGGGAACCTCTGACAGTGGTTGCATAGTGGCTAATGATGTTGATAGTGTGATTCTTCCGAGAGATGCTTGTGGAGGTGATGGCGCACTTGCCTTTTCTCGAACTGCAAGAAAGAATAAG CCCTTAATCATTACCGTTCAGGAAAATGAGACGGTGCTTGATGACACCCCTGATAAATTCAGTATAGATGCG CTCAATGTCCAGAACTACTGGGAAGCTATTGGAGTTATTGCTGCTCACAAGGCAGGCATCAATCCAAATGCTCTAAGAAGACAAGGAGTTGATCATCTTAAGAGCCATCAACGATTGTATTCTGCCCGATCTTCTGGTCGCCGGCCATATGCCTCTTCTCCAATGCAAGATAAAGTATATGTACACCAGTTAGCTTGA
- the LOC123057676 gene encoding transcription repressor MYB6-like, with protein sequence MREPRRSPSRQPMTASRGRQWRRRRPKLVTERLTTASSDARSLKPTTATRGLLAGTTTSFSEDEEDLLIKLHALLGNRWSIIAGRLPGRTGEEVEAHWGSPAMRRRAAGGADPDSHRVLLQALLASSHDQPTQPGEHLRRAVPNQVRDERPGRPYDDSAVSDAGSRRACASSDADSSWFLAELNLELTLSTPSSAST encoded by the exons ATGAGGGAGCCACGACGCAGTCCGAGCAGGCAGCCGATGACGGCGAGTCGCGGCcggcaatggcgccgccgccggccgaaGCTTGTCACAGAGCGCCTGACTACTGCTAGTAGTGATGCGCGGTCGCTGAAGCCGACTACGGCTACCAGGGGACTACTCGCTGGGACGACGACGAGCTTCTCCGAGGACGAGGAGGACCTCCTCATCAAGCTGCACGCTTTGCTCGGAAACCG CTGGTCCATCATCGCCGGGAGGCTGCCTGGGAGGACGGGCGAGGAGGTGGAGGCCCACTGGGGTTCGCCGGCGATGAGGAGGCGCGCGGCCGGCGGCGCCGATCCCGACAGCCATCGTGTGCTACTGCAGGCTTTGCTAGCCTCGTCACATGATCAACCAACACAACCCGGCGAGCATCTGCGGAGGGCGGTGCCAAACCAAGTACGCGACGAGCGCCCCGGTCGTCCTTACGACGACAGTGCAGTGTCGGACGCCGGAAGCCGCAGAGCCTGCGCATCATCGGACGCCGACAGCAGCTGGTTCCTCGCTGAACTGAACCTGGAGCTCACCCTGTCTACGCCGAGCAGTGCGTCTACTTAA